One stretch of Pyrenophora tritici-repentis strain M4 chromosome 4, whole genome shotgun sequence DNA includes these proteins:
- a CDS encoding WWbp domain containing protein: MRRSWNARLATIVVASQLFIPTTVAQGIATSLAAGGSSVLPTTITAAPSGSASTPKPSSEPKVHTITAGAGGFKFTPQEISNVSVGDIVTWEFFPPDHSVARAEFGAACMPYEDTGRDKVGFWSGTQWVNNTNELTYFNVTINSTEPIFFYCAAPKSCTDQHMVGVINPNSTQTLASQVHAAAQADFQIEPGQPIPPEASSILSNPLTPTSTSAPDNGSSGGGGHALSTGAIVGIAVGGAAFLILCAALFFFVGRSKTLKETIRRQDATNNPHDPHMSQQYGSNYGDGGLASPGFQQAGSGYATPPPGQYADHRFGSPPPPQYGQHSVGEQYPSGWTSPGPHHGHLSTMSSMSGMSQQQLDQIKHAQMNTQPVVAELNSPPMGQQGFSAELEAPNRDKTGR, translated from the exons ATGAGACGCTCGTGGAACGCGAGGCTGGCAACGATAGTCGTTGCCAGTCAGCTTTTCATCCCAACGACTGTCGCACAAGGGATTGCTACTTCATTAGCCGCTGGTGGCTCATCGGTATTGCCTACCACTATAACTGCTGCGCCGTCAGGCTCAGCATCGACACCAAAGCCTTCATCTGAGCCAAAGGTCCACACAATTACAGCTGGCGCCGGAGGCTTCAAGTTCACACCACAAGAGATCAGTAACGTCTCTGTCGGCGACATCGTTACATGGGAGTTCTTTCCGCCTGACCATTCCGTCGCGAGAGCAGAGTTCGGAGCAGCATGTATGCCCTACGAGGATACTGGAAGGGACAAAGTAGGATTTTGGTCCGGGACACAGTGGGTGAATAACACAAATGAG CTTACATATTTCAACGTGACCATCAATTCAACTGAGCCTATATTCTTCTACTGCGCGGCACCAAAATCTTGCACAGACCAGCATATGGTTGGTGTCATCAATCCCAACTCGACACAAACGCTCGCGTCGCAAGTACATGCCGCAGCACAAGCAGACTTTCAAATAGAACCTGGTCAACCAATACCTCCCGAAGCATCGTCAATTCTCTCCAATCCGTTAACGCCAACTAGTACTTCCGCACCTGATAATGGTAGCAGTGGAGGAGGTGGCCACGCACTATCTACAGGCGCCATTGTTGGTATAGCAGTCGGAGGTGCCGCCTTCCTGATTCTTTGCGCCgcgctcttcttcttcgtcggCCGCTCCAAGACTCTCAAGGAAACGATCAGACGCCAAGATGCTACGAACAACCCCCATGACCCACATATGAGCCAGCAATACGGCTCAAACTACGGTGACGGTGGACTTGCATCACCTGGATTCCAGCAAGCGGGTTCTGGCTATGCTACGCCGCCGCCAGGACAATATGCTGATCATAGATTCGGCTCTCCGCCACCACCGCAGTATGGACAACATAGTGTGGGGGAGCAATATCCGAGCGGATGGACGAGCCCGGGACCGCACCATGGACATTTGAGCACAATGAGCAGTATGAGTGGAATGAGTCAACAACA ACTTGATCAAATAAAACACGCACAAATGAACACGCAGCCGGTAGTGGCAGAATTAAATAGTCCGCCGATGGGACAACAAGGTTTCTCGGCCGAACTAGAGGCACCCAATCGAGACAAAACGGGGAGGTGA
- a CDS encoding cyclin-dependent protein kinase regulator Pho80: protein MITSSPTISQPPSPSTTFHTPSHRPYHASRRTSTSSPRFAVTTAAARRFDAPSNSAPSPVPTVASSPQGPKRSYVDSGTQFVSSPQGQKKSYVDSGTQYTPGLSPTNRPPATPAQNAQSQSRRTSHESTRSAVESAGVTREASTVLQVPASPAKRARPEEPSVKVMPLQYETCDVKDLGILISDMLMELVRLNDGYPLRDGTLTRFHSRAPPGISVRDYLSRLIVHATLSPPILLSMVFYVDKLCAMYPAFTISSLTVHRFLITAATVAAKGLSDSFWTNSLYARVGGVSVRELALLELEFLRRLEWRIVPKPEVLVDYYKGLVLSATGIHTNQSGV from the exons ATGATCACATCCTCGCCCACGATATCGCAACCTCCCTCGCCGAGCACTACCTTTCACACGCCCAGCCATCGCCCATACCATGCCTCGAGACGCACGTCGACATCCTCGCCCCGCTTTGCCGTGACCACAGCAGCAGCACGACGATTTGACGCGCCGTCCAACTCTGCGCCGTCGCCTGTGCCCACGGTTGCGTCTTCGCCCCAGGGTCCGAAGAGGAGCTACGTCGACAGTGGCACCCAATTCGTGTCTTCGCCTCAGGGTCAGAAGAAAAGCTACGTCGACAGCGGCACCCAATACACCCCCGGCCTGTCCCCCACCAATCGACCC CCTGCTACGCCCGCGCAGAATGCACAATCCCAGAGTCGGCGCACGTCGCATGAGAGCACGCGCTCGGCGGTAGAATCGGCTGGAGTCACGAGAGAGGCAAGCACTGTCTTGCAGGTGCCTGCCTCGCCGGCGAAGAGAGCCCGGCCGGAAGAGCCGAGCGTCAAAGTTATGCCCCTCCAGTACGAGACGTGTGACGTTAAAGATCTCGGCATCCTCATATCTGATATGCTTATGGAGTTGGTACGGCTCAACGATGGGTATCCGCTGCGGGATGGAACACTCACTAGGTTCCATTCGAG AGCCCCACCAGGGATTTCTGTTCGCGACTACCTCTCTCGTCTCATAGTGCACGCTACACTGTCTCCACCAATTCTCCTCTCCATGGTCTTCTACGTCGACAAGCTGTGCGCCATGTACCCCGCTTTCACAATCAGCAGCCTCACCGTCCATCGCTTCCTGATAACGGCGGCTACGGTCGCGGCCAAAGGCTTGAGTGATAGTTTCTGGACCAATAGTCTGTATGCAAGAGTTGGAGGTGTCAGTGTCCGCGAGCTGGCGCTGTTGGAGCTTGAGTTCTTGAGGAGGTTGGAATGGCGGATAGTCCCCAAACCAGAAGTGCTTGTGGACTACTACAAAGGCTTG GTCCTCTCGGCGACCGGAATCCACACAAATCAATCGGGCGTATAG